AAATGGGCGGGGTTAACCCGCCCTTATTAATTTAAGTATATCTACTTCTAAAAGTAAGCTCTTCAAAGCGCTGAATAGCTTCCTTTGGCACATTTTTTCCAATTCTAACCATCAAAACATTGGCCGGATGCTCCAGTATATCAGGATCATCGGTGGCCCGCTTTCTTAGACCCACACTGCTAAAAAGTTTAGTCAACATTCGTTGATAATCCCACATTGTTAAATTGCTACCGCGCAAATCCCAATGCCAACAGTATTCAATTGTAATGATAATAAAATCCTCTGCAAAGCCATTGTTAATAATAGCTTCTTTTAGTAAGTGGTGAGCAACTCGATATTTTCGCCAGCTTTTTGTAATTTCAATAGCACCCAACTCTAAAACCCAGGGGTGTTTATGCCAGCGACTATATTCGTCTGGATGATGAAAAGTCACATACCCTATAATTTCATTGTTATGCCGAGCGATAAAAACTCTTCCGTTTGGTATGTCCGTAATTTTAATTAATGACTCCTTTTGGCGCTTTGCCGGTCGGAAATTATTTAAATCTTCATTAATAGTGAGACGGGATAGATAACTTGCCGATACAGGTCCCTCTAGATGTATTGAACCCTGTGGTGTAAAGATTAAGCCTTTAACAACCTGTATATCTTTTTGGTTTAATGTTTTCTCATCAGGATCATAAATAGCCATACTCATCCCCCATCACCCTTTCGTGAATCAATTCACTTATAATGACGCTTTTTCCACTGGGGTGCAAATATTACTCTTTGGACTGTAAAAACTACCACTTACTATTCATTATATGCCAATTGTCACTAAAATTACAAGACAAATAATTTATTTCTTATCTTATTTACCGGATGATCTGGCCTGCGGGGCCTGTTGCCTGGGGGCATCTTTTACCGCAATGGGCAGCAAAGCTCTATTTCTCTATTCTGGCTAAGCAAATTGTAAA
This window of the Desulfofalx alkaliphila DSM 12257 genome carries:
- a CDS encoding GNAT family N-acetyltransferase, with amino-acid sequence MAIYDPDEKTLNQKDIQVVKGLIFTPQGSIHLEGPVSASYLSRLTINEDLNNFRPAKRQKESLIKITDIPNGRVFIARHNNEIIGYVTFHHPDEYSRWHKHPWVLELGAIEITKSWRKYRVAHHLLKEAIINNGFAEDFIIITIEYCWHWDLRGSNLTMWDYQRMLTKLFSSVGLRKRATDDPDILEHPANVLMVRIGKNVPKEAIQRFEELTFRSRYT